A genome region from Bacteroidales bacterium includes the following:
- the miaB gene encoding tRNA (N6-isopentenyl adenosine(37)-C2)-methylthiotransferase MiaB, whose translation MDKKKFYIETYGCQMNFSDSEIASSVMIKNNYEITDNPKQADIILINTCSVRDNAEQRVRNRLKNLTPLKKKKKDLIIGIIGCMAERIKEKLFEEEKKIDIVAGPDAYRNLPELIETAVKKLKAINVKLSCEETYDDIIPFKVESKGISAFISIMRGCENFCSYCVVPFTRGKERSRNPETIIKEAKKLFANGYREIILLGQNVNSYKWNSNFGFTNLIELVAEISPLLRVRFTTSHPKDLTDDLLYVILRNKNICRHIHLPLQSGSTKILNLMNRKYSREWYLNRIEAIKKIIPGCSVTTDIICGFCTENEEDHENTISLMETAGFDYAYMFKYSERPDTPASKKYKDDVPEEIKLKRLQEIISLQRKLSHKSNINDLNKTFEVLIEGESKKNKNNFYGRNSQNKIVIFPKYENKNSSEKYQIGDYINIKIKGCTSATLRGELV comes from the coding sequence GTGGATAAAAAAAAATTTTATATTGAGACATACGGTTGCCAGATGAATTTTTCGGATAGCGAAATTGCTTCATCGGTGATGATAAAAAATAATTATGAAATTACAGATAACCCCAAACAAGCTGATATTATTCTTATTAACACATGTTCGGTAAGAGACAACGCAGAACAAAGAGTACGAAACCGTCTTAAAAACCTAACACCACTGAAAAAGAAAAAAAAGGATTTAATAATAGGCATTATCGGATGCATGGCTGAAAGAATAAAAGAAAAACTATTTGAAGAAGAAAAAAAAATCGACATTGTTGCAGGTCCCGATGCATATAGAAATCTGCCCGAATTAATTGAAACTGCCGTAAAAAAACTTAAAGCAATAAATGTAAAACTTTCCTGTGAAGAAACTTACGACGATATTATTCCTTTCAAAGTTGAATCAAAAGGAATAAGTGCGTTTATTTCGATAATGCGCGGCTGCGAAAATTTCTGTTCGTATTGCGTTGTACCTTTCACTCGCGGAAAGGAAAGAAGCAGAAACCCCGAAACAATAATAAAGGAAGCAAAAAAATTATTTGCAAATGGATATAGGGAAATTATACTTCTCGGACAAAATGTTAATTCATATAAATGGAATTCAAATTTCGGTTTTACAAATCTCATCGAATTGGTTGCAGAAATAAGTCCGTTGCTCAGAGTAAGATTTACAACTTCACATCCCAAAGATTTAACTGACGATTTATTATATGTTATTTTAAGAAATAAAAATATTTGCAGGCACATTCATTTGCCGCTACAATCAGGAAGTACAAAGATTTTAAATTTAATGAACCGCAAATATTCGCGCGAATGGTATTTGAACCGAATTGAAGCAATAAAAAAAATAATTCCCGGATGTTCTGTAACCACGGATATAATTTGTGGTTTCTGCACTGAAAATGAAGAAGACCATGAAAACACAATATCACTTATGGAAACAGCAGGTTTTGATTATGCTTATATGTTTAAATATTCCGAACGTCCCGATACGCCTGCAAGTAAAAAATATAAAGATGACGTGCCTGAAGAAATAAAATTAAAACGTCTGCAGGAAATAATAAGTTTACAAAGAAAACTTTCGCATAAAAGCAATATAAATGATTTGAATAAAACATTTGAAGTTCTTATAGAAGGAGAATCGAAAAAAAATAAAAATAATTTTTACGGCAGAAATTCACAAAACAAAATAGTAATATTTCCAAAATATGAAAATAAAAATTCATCCGAAAAATACCAAATCGGAGATTATATTAATATTAAAATAAAAGGATGTACGTCAGCAACGCTGAGAGGAGAATTGGTATAA
- the topA gene encoding type I DNA topoisomerase, protein MAKNLVIVESPAKAKTIEKFLGEEFLVRSSYGHIRDLSEKKLSIDVDKEFMPYYEVPSDKKDVVSQLKKLADKAEIIWLATDEDREGEAIAWHLKEALELKDNKTKRIVFHEITKTAIQEAIENPRNIDKHLVDAQQARRVLDRLVGFELSPILWRKVKPSLSAGRVQSVTVRLIVEREKEINAFMTSSFFRVGADFTMSDGTVVKAELSNKFESKEKALEFLTKCIGAEFKVDNLETKPSKKYPSPPFTTSTLQQEASRKLGFSVSRTMVVAQQLYESGKITYMRTDSVSLSNLALGTTKEEIIKLYGEKYVHTRQYTTKTKGAQEAHEAIRPTYISNQIIEGDAAQKKLYDLIWKRTIASQMTEASLEKTNVTIGISKAEEKFIAKGEVIKFDGFLKVYMESSDDENNNEENKGMLPPIKIGEFFNVKIINATESFTLHPPRYTEASLVKKLEELGIGRPSTYAPTISTIQKREYVVNESRDGEKRNYDVFILVNDKISEKTETQITGYEKSKLFPTDIGFVVNDFLVKTFEDILDYNFTASVEKEFDEIAQGKKVWNDMIKHFYKPFHKNVTETLEDKTRAQGEKLLGVDKETGKNVYVKIGRYGPVVQIGDVDKNADKKADKSEKPRFAGLLKNQSIETITLEEALDLFKFPKNIGEYESEILTIGVGRFGPYVKHNNSFYSLSKDDDPLKVTKERAIEIIEEKRKKNLEREVKTFDERNDIKILKGRWGNYLAIGKENYKLPKDKKDIGNLTVEDCLKIAEENKKTEKPAKKTKKKFYAKK, encoded by the coding sequence ATGGCTAAAAATCTTGTTATAGTTGAATCTCCGGCAAAAGCAAAAACAATCGAAAAGTTTCTTGGTGAAGAATTTCTTGTCAGGTCAAGTTACGGACATATCAGAGATTTGTCAGAAAAAAAACTTTCCATCGATGTTGACAAGGAGTTTATGCCTTATTATGAAGTTCCCTCAGATAAAAAAGATGTTGTGTCGCAATTAAAAAAACTTGCTGATAAAGCCGAAATCATCTGGCTTGCTACTGACGAAGACCGCGAGGGAGAAGCAATTGCATGGCATCTTAAAGAAGCACTGGAATTGAAAGATAATAAAACAAAAAGAATCGTATTTCACGAAATAACAAAAACTGCAATTCAGGAGGCAATAGAAAATCCAAGAAATATTGATAAACATCTTGTTGATGCGCAGCAGGCACGACGGGTTTTAGACCGTCTTGTGGGTTTTGAGCTTTCGCCTATTTTGTGGAGAAAAGTTAAACCTTCTTTGTCTGCCGGCAGGGTTCAATCTGTAACAGTGAGATTAATTGTTGAGCGCGAAAAAGAAATAAATGCTTTTATGACTTCATCATTTTTCAGGGTGGGTGCGGACTTTACCATGAGCGATGGAACAGTTGTAAAAGCCGAGCTCTCAAATAAATTCGAATCAAAAGAAAAAGCATTAGAATTTTTAACTAAATGTATAGGTGCCGAATTTAAAGTTGATAACCTTGAAACAAAACCATCAAAAAAATACCCTTCGCCGCCATTTACTACTTCTACTTTGCAGCAGGAAGCAAGCAGAAAACTCGGCTTTTCGGTTTCCAGAACAATGGTTGTTGCTCAGCAGCTTTATGAATCTGGAAAAATTACTTATATGCGAACCGATTCTGTGAGCTTGTCAAATCTTGCACTTGGAACTACCAAAGAAGAAATTATTAAATTATACGGTGAAAAATATGTTCATACGAGGCAATATACTACAAAAACAAAAGGTGCACAGGAAGCACATGAAGCAATTCGTCCAACATACATCAGCAATCAAATAATTGAAGGTGATGCTGCACAAAAAAAACTATATGACCTGATATGGAAAAGAACTATTGCTTCTCAAATGACAGAAGCATCATTAGAAAAAACAAATGTAACAATCGGCATATCCAAAGCAGAAGAAAAATTTATTGCAAAAGGAGAAGTTATAAAATTTGACGGATTCCTTAAAGTATATATGGAATCTTCGGATGACGAAAATAATAATGAAGAAAATAAAGGAATGTTGCCTCCAATAAAAATCGGAGAATTTTTTAATGTTAAAATTATTAATGCCACTGAATCTTTTACACTTCATCCACCAAGATATACAGAAGCAAGTTTGGTGAAAAAACTCGAAGAACTCGGCATAGGTCGTCCTTCTACTTATGCACCCACAATTTCCACTATCCAGAAAAGAGAATATGTTGTGAATGAAAGCAGAGATGGAGAAAAAAGAAATTATGATGTTTTTATATTGGTAAATGATAAAATTTCGGAGAAAACAGAAACACAAATCACGGGTTATGAGAAGTCAAAACTCTTTCCAACCGATATTGGCTTTGTTGTTAATGATTTTCTGGTAAAAACATTTGAAGATATCCTTGATTATAATTTTACTGCAAGCGTTGAAAAAGAATTTGATGAAATTGCACAGGGAAAAAAAGTGTGGAACGATATGATAAAGCATTTTTACAAGCCATTTCACAAAAATGTTACCGAAACTCTTGAAGATAAAACAAGAGCGCAAGGAGAAAAATTACTTGGAGTTGACAAAGAAACCGGTAAAAATGTATACGTGAAAATCGGCAGATATGGTCCGGTTGTTCAAATTGGAGATGTTGATAAAAATGCAGATAAGAAAGCCGATAAATCAGAAAAACCAAGGTTTGCCGGATTATTAAAAAATCAAAGCATAGAAACCATAACACTTGAAGAAGCATTGGATTTATTTAAGTTTCCAAAAAATATTGGTGAATATGAATCCGAAATACTGACAATCGGAGTTGGCAGATTCGGTCCTTATGTAAAGCATAACAACAGTTTTTATTCATTATCAAAAGATGACGACCCTTTGAAAGTTACAAAGGAAAGAGCAATTGAAATTATTGAAGAAAAAAGAAAAAAGAATCTGGAAAGGGAAGTGAAAACATTTGATGAAAGAAATGATATAAAAATATTGAAAGGAAGATGGGGCAATTATTTGGCAATAGGAAAAGAAAATTATAAATTACCAAAAGATAAAAAAGATATTGGTAATCTTACAGTTGAAGATTGCCTTAAAATTGCCGAAGAAAATAAAAAAACTGAAAAACCGGCGAAAAAAACAAAAAAGAAATTTTATGCAAAGAAATAA
- a CDS encoding formimidoylglutamase has product MDISVYFEPADKDILNADYEFSKGMLGSIIKPYTGENFPSLENVHIAIIGVKEDRKSINNEGCALAPDYVRKYFYKLFSGGYDLKIADLGNIKRGFDVKDTYFAVSSVIEELIKNNILPVIIGGSQDITYANYLAYEQLGQIINIVTVDSHFDLGKEETKLNSHSYLSKIILHQPNFLFNYANIGYQTYFVDQDAIELMKKLYFDIYRLGDVRADMEEVEPIVRNADMLSIDISSIRKSDAPGNGNVSPNGFYGEEMCRIARYAGLSDKLSSIGFYELNPIHDKEEQTSHLVAQIIWYFIDGFYNRKHDFPLKDKSDYLQYRVNIQKNKYEIIFYKSKKSDRWWMEVPCTTDKYERHHLIPCSYTDYQTACREDMPDRWWQAYQKFS; this is encoded by the coding sequence ATGGACATATCTGTATATTTTGAACCTGCCGACAAAGATATTCTGAATGCTGATTATGAATTTTCAAAAGGCATGTTGGGAAGTATTATTAAGCCATATACTGGTGAAAATTTTCCTTCTTTGGAAAATGTGCATATCGCAATTATTGGAGTAAAAGAAGATAGAAAAAGTATAAATAATGAAGGATGCGCTTTGGCTCCCGATTACGTGCGAAAATATTTTTATAAACTTTTTTCCGGTGGATATGACCTGAAAATTGCTGACCTTGGTAATATAAAAAGAGGATTTGATGTTAAGGATACTTATTTTGCTGTGAGCTCAGTAATTGAGGAATTGATTAAAAACAATATTTTACCCGTAATAATTGGTGGAAGTCAGGATATCACTTACGCAAACTACCTTGCGTATGAACAATTAGGACAAATAATAAATATTGTAACAGTAGATTCTCATTTCGACCTCGGAAAAGAAGAAACCAAACTGAATTCACACTCTTATTTGAGCAAAATAATATTGCATCAGCCGAATTTTTTGTTCAACTACGCCAACATAGGATATCAAACATATTTTGTTGACCAGGATGCAATCGAACTTATGAAAAAACTCTATTTCGATATTTACAGATTAGGCGATGTGAGAGCAGACATGGAAGAAGTCGAACCCATTGTTAGGAATGCCGACATGCTGAGCATAGATATTTCTTCAATACGAAAATCAGATGCGCCTGGTAATGGAAATGTATCACCAAATGGATTTTATGGAGAGGAAATGTGCAGAATTGCACGATATGCAGGACTTAGCGATAAATTGTCATCAATAGGTTTTTATGAGTTGAATCCCATACATGACAAGGAAGAACAAACATCTCACCTCGTTGCACAAATAATTTGGTACTTTATTGATGGATTTTATAACAGAAAACATGATTTCCCCCTGAAAGATAAATCCGATTATTTGCAATACAGAGTTAACATTCAGAAAAATAAATATGAGATAATTTTTTATAAAAGTAAAAAAAGCGACAGATGGTGGATGGAAGTTCCATGCACTACCGATAAATACGAAAGACACCATCTGATTCCATGCTCATATACCGATTATCAAACAGCATGCAGGGAAGACATGCCCGACAGATGGTGGCAGGCTTATCAAAAATTCAGCTAA
- a CDS encoding PorP/SprF family type IX secretion system membrane protein: MKKIFIFILTLAIVDFAFSQQEYQFTQNMFNHFGTNPGYAGFNKAICVNLQGRNQWMGFGGEPKTYQLTIDGYVNPLMGGLGLTVYKDILGASDRTYVKGAYAYNFIVGKGNLGIGLQLGLLNEVIDFSKFKAFDANDPVISSKSKASDMFFDLNFGVFYEIQNKIYFGASSTQMIEGKGFKGFSETNAVEQNARHYYFTAGYTFNASSKIDVLPSVFVKSDGASTQFDLSALVLFDKKFWGGASYRYQDAVAFLVGMYFKSYKIGLSYDFTTSEIGKNNYSNGSWEVMASYCFKIVPVYKPTGHHTTRFL, from the coding sequence ATGAAAAAAATATTCATTTTTATACTGACACTTGCAATTGTTGATTTTGCATTCTCTCAACAGGAATATCAGTTTACGCAAAATATGTTTAATCACTTTGGAACAAATCCAGGTTATGCTGGTTTTAACAAAGCCATTTGTGTGAATTTACAGGGCAGAAATCAATGGATGGGTTTTGGCGGCGAACCTAAAACCTATCAATTAACAATTGATGGATATGTAAATCCACTTATGGGTGGACTTGGTTTGACTGTGTACAAAGATATTTTGGGTGCATCCGACAGAACTTATGTAAAAGGAGCTTATGCATACAATTTCATAGTTGGAAAAGGTAACCTGGGTATAGGATTGCAGTTGGGTTTGTTAAATGAGGTAATTGATTTCAGTAAATTCAAAGCTTTTGATGCTAATGACCCCGTTATATCATCTAAATCAAAAGCAAGTGATATGTTTTTTGATTTAAACTTCGGGGTATTTTATGAAATTCAGAATAAAATATATTTTGGCGCAAGTTCAACCCAGATGATAGAAGGAAAGGGATTTAAAGGTTTTTCTGAAACCAATGCTGTGGAACAAAATGCCAGACATTATTATTTTACCGCCGGATATACATTCAATGCTTCTTCAAAGATTGATGTTCTTCCCTCTGTTTTTGTTAAAAGCGATGGTGCATCAACTCAATTTGACCTGAGTGCTCTTGTTTTGTTTGATAAAAAATTCTGGGGAGGAGCGAGTTACAGGTATCAGGATGCAGTTGCATTTCTTGTGGGAATGTATTTTAAATCATATAAAATCGGATTATCTTATGATTTTACAACCTCAGAAATTGGTAAAAACAATTACAGCAATGGCTCATGGGAAGTTATGGCAAGCTATTGCTTCAAGATAGTTCCTGTATATAAACCGACAGGACACCATACAACAAGATTTTTATAA
- a CDS encoding SUMF1/EgtB/PvdO family nonheme iron enzyme, with protein MKKQIKNLSSSIVLVSILLGMLSSCGDPGKGQLIGVQDRDDFYQAIPYGMLFIPQGSYNMGPSDQDVPYSITAQSKTVSLAAFYMDETEIVNNEYRQFVYWVRDSIAHRMLGEQNEAHLVTEDEWGQPFEPPVINWREKIRWDEQEDRDVLEPLFLPQHERYFRRKELDTRKLMYDYYIIDYKSAASKANRFDFKTGKYLNGIPDRSYFVKKDKINIYPDTLCWVHDFIYSFNEPMTNAYFWHPAFDYYPVVGISWKQARAFCIWRTQLLNVYLQTRDEATVQDFRLPTESEWEWAARGGLDLSPFPWGGPYIRNSNGCFLGNYKPLRGNYLDDGGLQTIIVAHYAPNDFGLYDMSGNAAEWTSNAFDESAYNFAHDLNMDYTYEAKEDDPSALKRKVTRGGSWTGIGYYMQTGTRTYEYQDTAKCYIGFRCVESYLGRDIGDGGGASNVY; from the coding sequence ATGAAAAAACAAATAAAAAATTTAAGTAGTAGTATTGTATTAGTTTCCATATTGCTTGGCATGCTGAGCAGTTGTGGCGACCCAGGCAAAGGACAATTAATCGGAGTTCAAGACCGAGATGACTTTTATCAGGCAATTCCTTATGGAATGTTGTTTATTCCTCAGGGAAGTTATAACATGGGGCCTAGTGATCAGGACGTACCCTATTCAATCACAGCTCAATCAAAAACAGTTTCTCTTGCTGCATTTTATATGGATGAAACAGAAATAGTGAATAATGAATACAGGCAATTTGTTTACTGGGTAAGAGATTCAATTGCTCATAGAATGCTGGGAGAACAAAATGAAGCACATTTGGTTACAGAAGATGAATGGGGACAACCATTTGAACCTCCTGTTATTAATTGGAGAGAGAAAATACGATGGGATGAACAAGAAGACAGAGATGTTTTAGAACCTTTATTCTTACCTCAGCATGAAAGATATTTCAGAAGAAAAGAATTAGACACCAGAAAACTAATGTATGATTATTACATAATAGATTATAAATCGGCTGCATCCAAAGCAAATAGATTTGATTTTAAAACAGGCAAATATCTGAACGGAATACCCGACAGAAGCTATTTTGTTAAAAAAGATAAAATAAATATCTATCCCGATACACTTTGCTGGGTGCATGATTTTATATATTCTTTCAATGAACCTATGACAAATGCTTATTTCTGGCACCCTGCATTTGATTATTATCCTGTTGTGGGTATTAGCTGGAAACAGGCACGTGCTTTTTGTATATGGAGAACCCAGTTATTGAATGTTTACCTTCAAACCCGTGATGAAGCTACAGTACAGGATTTTAGATTACCTACCGAATCGGAATGGGAATGGGCAGCACGCGGAGGATTGGATTTAAGTCCTTTCCCATGGGGCGGTCCTTATATCCGTAACAGTAATGGATGCTTTCTTGGTAATTACAAACCTTTAAGAGGAAACTATTTGGACGACGGCGGATTGCAGACAATAATAGTTGCACATTATGCACCTAATGATTTTGGATTATATGATATGTCAGGAAATGCTGCCGAGTGGACAAGCAATGCTTTTGATGAATCAGCTTATAATTTTGCTCATGATTTAAATATGGATTATACTTATGAAGCAAAAGAGGATGACCCTTCTGCATTGAAAAGAAAAGTAACAAGAGGTGGTTCATGGACAGGTATTGGCTATTATATGCAGACAGGTACAAGAACTTATGAATATCAGGATACTGCAAAATGTTACATTGGTTTCAGATGTGTCGAATCTTATTTGGGAAGAGATATTGGTGACGGTGGCGGTGCTTCTAATGTTTATTAA
- the gldL gene encoding gliding motility protein GldL, producing MAFYETRSYKLFMARLYGWGASLVIVGALFKIQHYPGSGVMLCLGLGTEAIIFFFSAFEPPHPMYDWSLVYPEFAGLHDNTKDKKGTLTQQLDKMLEESKVGPELISSLGQGLKNLSDNTSKLTDITQASVASTEYASKIKNVTKSAEELSQAFSQSSESMRKDATVRNELAATMGGVKESATILANSYKQASEIMKGDISVNEEYLQSIKAASKSAQDLAGNYVRSSEMLVKSAQTLDFSKINGQEFVSQMQGMSKNLSSLNSAYELQLKEMSAQANASASLNQGVSEFVAYLKNSAEDTRKLNDAVAQLTSNISALNNVYGGMLSAMSGNR from the coding sequence ATGGCATTTTACGAAACAAGAAGTTATAAGCTTTTTATGGCAAGATTGTATGGCTGGGGTGCATCTCTGGTTATAGTTGGAGCATTATTTAAAATTCAGCACTATCCTGGATCTGGCGTGATGTTGTGCTTGGGGTTGGGAACTGAAGCAATAATATTCTTTTTCTCGGCATTTGAACCACCTCATCCAATGTACGACTGGAGCTTGGTATATCCGGAATTTGCAGGACTACATGATAATACTAAGGATAAGAAAGGAACATTGACCCAGCAACTTGATAAGATGCTTGAAGAATCAAAAGTTGGTCCGGAACTAATATCCAGTTTAGGGCAAGGGTTGAAGAATTTAAGTGATAATACATCAAAACTAACCGATATTACACAAGCTTCAGTTGCAAGCACCGAATATGCAAGTAAAATTAAAAATGTAACCAAGTCGGCTGAAGAATTATCACAGGCATTTTCACAAAGTTCCGAGTCAATGAGAAAAGATGCAACTGTTAGAAATGAATTAGCAGCTACTATGGGTGGAGTTAAAGAATCTGCAACTATTCTGGCAAATTCATACAAACAGGCATCGGAAATTATGAAGGGCGATATATCTGTTAACGAAGAATATCTCCAGTCAATTAAAGCAGCAAGCAAATCAGCACAGGATTTGGCGGGTAATTATGTAAGGTCTTCTGAAATGCTTGTTAAATCAGCTCAGACATTAGATTTTTCAAAAATCAACGGTCAGGAATTTGTGAGTCAGATGCAAGGTATGTCAAAGAATTTGTCATCGCTGAATTCTGCTTATGAATTACAATTAAAAGAAATGAGTGCACAGGCAAATGCTTCAGCATCTCTCAATCAGGGAGTAAGTGAATTTGTAGCATATCTGAAAAATTCTGCAGAAGATACAAGAAAATTAAATGACGCTGTTGCTCAATTGACTTCTAATATTTCTGCTTTGAATAATGTTTATGGTGGAATGTTAAGCGCAATGAGCGGTAACAGATAA
- the gldM gene encoding gliding motility protein GldM, which yields MSGGVLTPRQKMINMMYLVLTALLALNVSKAVLDAFAIVNDSLVKAGMVLDNKNAVTWQQFAAAYNNDKAKVQKYFDKAKEMKVKADEMTKYIRDLRTDIIAYTEKGTKDRNSEDWKYYKEDTLDMKNEIKMKDNYDKPMEILIGQSETGKGAKGEELKNKINAFRDYILQIDPKFNFPIKTADTYNKTEEKKQPWQMNTFYHIILAADVALLNKFIADINNIEADMLAYLMRSIHAADFTFDKIGAKVIPKSRFVVSGDKYEADIIVAAFNSTQAPYAIINGNQLNGDSGKVHYAVPAGAEGPQKYSGTINLKDPNGKIKSYPFDGEYVVARPSATVAAENMNVFYIGLDNPVSVSVPGMSDDKVFVSMTNGQIRKVGKGKYMVKVGGGKDTKVSVTADLGGSKKAMGAFPYRIKKIPDPIPMIAGSRGGPVNKNAIVAAPYLNAVLEDFLFAGVRYTVTGFEFSTLGQGGLLFTRNIQGSQLTPECIDKCKTGRAGQKVFFDNIQAKGPDGTTRRLPALILKLN from the coding sequence ATGAGTGGAGGAGTATTAACCCCGAGACAAAAAATGATCAATATGATGTATTTAGTGTTAACGGCTTTGTTAGCATTGAATGTGTCGAAAGCAGTTCTTGATGCATTTGCTATTGTTAATGATAGTTTGGTTAAAGCGGGTATGGTGCTTGACAATAAGAATGCAGTCACATGGCAGCAATTTGCAGCTGCTTATAACAATGATAAAGCAAAAGTTCAGAAGTATTTCGACAAAGCAAAAGAAATGAAAGTAAAAGCAGATGAAATGACTAAATACATAAGAGATTTAAGAACTGATATCATTGCATATACTGAAAAGGGTACTAAAGACAGAAATTCTGAAGATTGGAAATATTACAAAGAAGACACCCTTGATATGAAGAACGAAATCAAAATGAAAGATAATTATGATAAACCGATGGAAATATTAATCGGACAAAGTGAAACGGGAAAGGGAGCAAAAGGTGAAGAACTGAAGAACAAAATAAATGCATTCAGAGATTATATTTTGCAAATTGACCCTAAATTTAATTTTCCAATCAAAACTGCTGATACTTATAATAAAACTGAAGAAAAAAAACAACCATGGCAGATGAATACATTTTATCATATTATCTTAGCTGCGGATGTTGCTTTGTTAAATAAATTTATTGCAGATATTAATAATATTGAAGCCGATATGCTGGCGTATTTGATGAGGTCAATTCATGCTGCCGACTTTACATTTGATAAAATAGGTGCAAAAGTAATTCCCAAATCACGTTTTGTTGTTTCGGGTGATAAATATGAAGCAGATATTATTGTTGCTGCATTTAATTCAACGCAGGCTCCGTATGCTATTATAAACGGAAATCAACTCAATGGTGATTCGGGAAAAGTTCATTATGCAGTTCCTGCCGGAGCCGAAGGTCCTCAAAAATATTCAGGAACAATTAATTTAAAAGACCCTAATGGAAAAATTAAGTCATATCCTTTCGATGGTGAATATGTTGTTGCAAGACCATCGGCAACTGTTGCTGCAGAAAATATGAATGTGTTCTATATTGGTCTCGACAACCCGGTATCAGTATCAGTGCCAGGCATGTCCGATGACAAAGTTTTCGTTTCAATGACAAACGGACAAATAAGAAAAGTTGGTAAAGGTAAGTACATGGTAAAAGTTGGAGGTGGAAAAGACACAAAAGTTAGCGTAACTGCCGATTTAGGTGGTTCAAAAAAAGCAATGGGAGCATTTCCATACAGGATAAAGAAAATTCCGGATCCTATCCCAATGATAGCTGGTTCAAGAGGTGGTCCTGTTAACAAAAATGCAATAGTAGCAGCTCCTTATTTAAATGCAGTGTTAGAAGATTTTTTATTCGCCGGTGTAAGATATACGGTAACAGGTTTTGAGTTTTCTACTTTAGGACAGGGGGGATTATTATTTACCAGAAATATTCAGGGCTCACAATTAACACCCGAATGTATAGATAAATGCAAAACAGGAAGAGCGGGACAAAAAGTATTTTTTGATAACATACAAGCCAAAGGACCTGATGGTACCACAAGAAGATTACCTGCTTTAATTCTTAAATTAAACTAA
- the gldN gene encoding gliding motility protein GldN, which translates to MKKIILLLTIVFSLCGEKLCPQVIKAPLNRAWDKIHTPNRKPIMWIYLREADMMWAKRVWRVMDLREKINLPYYYPEQPVNDRKCLAQTLWDAVTIPDSPYKLTAYSDPDFTKPKTAQEIVKENSRIDSVTVKSKLNPDEDSVAAVPVEFAATDVKQFQIKEDWFFDRQRSVMEVRVLSICPLVTKFTVDPATGEKVEKGKQPLFYIYFPDARPLLAVSEIFNFQNDAERRTYDDIFWKRLFGSYVVKEENVYDRWVGDYCNPFDCLLEADRVKNDIFKVEHDLWEF; encoded by the coding sequence ATGAAAAAAATCATTTTATTATTAACTATAGTTTTTTCACTTTGCGGAGAAAAACTATGCCCTCAGGTAATTAAAGCGCCGCTCAATAGGGCTTGGGATAAAATTCATACGCCAAATCGAAAACCAATTATGTGGATATACCTGCGTGAAGCAGATATGATGTGGGCAAAACGTGTATGGAGGGTTATGGATTTAAGAGAAAAAATTAACCTGCCATACTATTATCCCGAACAACCTGTAAATGACAGAAAATGTCTTGCTCAAACATTATGGGATGCTGTTACAATTCCCGATTCTCCTTATAAACTCACTGCTTATTCCGACCCTGATTTTACGAAACCGAAAACTGCACAGGAAATTGTTAAAGAAAATTCTAGAATTGACAGCGTAACAGTAAAAAGTAAATTAAACCCTGATGAGGACTCTGTTGCTGCTGTACCGGTTGAATTTGCTGCAACTGATGTAAAGCAATTTCAGATAAAAGAAGATTGGTTTTTTGACAGGCAGCGTTCCGTAATGGAAGTCAGAGTATTATCTATTTGTCCTTTGGTTACTAAATTCACAGTTGACCCGGCTACAGGAGAAAAAGTAGAAAAAGGAAAACAACCTTTGTTTTACATATATTTTCCTGATGCAAGACCTTTATTAGCAGTAAGCGAAATTTTTAATTTTCAAAATGATGCCGAAAGAAGAACTTATGATGATATTTTTTGGAAAAGGCTATTTGGAAGCTATGTTGTAAAAGAAGAAAATGTTTATGACAGATGGGTAGGAGATTACTGTAATCCCTTTGATTGTTTACTTGAAGCCGATAGAGTAAAAAATGATATTTTCAAGGTTGAGCATGACTTATGGGAATTTTAG